In the genome of Candidatus Electrothrix rattekaaiensis, the window CCACCAAAAAAGTCCTGCAACACCCCATCCTCTTGCACTACTTTTTCAAAATAATCCAAACAGCATGAAGCACCCCTGGAAGATAGCCGAACAAGGTGAGCAAGATATTAATCCAGAAATGCATCCCGAAGCCCACCTGTAAAAAAACTCCTACCGGAGGAATAATCAGCGATAAGATTATCCGCAAGAAATCTGCTGTTTTTTCCTTCATTTTTTGTACCCTCTCCAAAATCCATATTAGCTAATTTAATTAAACTATTTCGAATAATATTATACGGTTTCATACTGAAAAATGCCTGCGCCTCCTTTATCCGTTATAATCAGGGAAAAAACGTTTTTTCAGCGGACTGGCCAGCAGATTTTACGCTTTTTTGTTGACAAATACAATCCATCTGTTTAAGTTCGCCCACTAAATAAGTAATCAATAAGGTAAAGCGTTGTTGTTTTCCTGAAAAACATCTGCATACCTCATGGATTTTCAGTAAATTTGTACATTTTTTACGTTTACCTTAATTTTTATAACATTATCGAGGAGGAACACCGATGGCAAAGCATGATACGCCTTTGTTGGACGATCTGGAAAAAGGCCCTTGGCCAAGTTTCGTTACCGACATGAAGCGACAGGCAGAGACCCACCCCGAATGCTGGGACATTCTCGGCCAGCTAGAGCTTTCGTTTAAAGACAGGATCACACATTGGAAGCATGGCGGTATAGTCGGTGTTTTTGGATATGGCGGCGGTATCGTTGGCCGTTATTCCGACGTTCCTAAACAGTTTCCTGGTGTTGAGCATTTTCATACTGTTCGTATTGCGCAGCCTTCTGGTCTCTACTACTCCACCAAGAACCTTCGCGCTCTGATGGATCTGTGGGATAAGTACGGATCAGGTATGACCAATATGCACGGTTCTACCGGTGATATGATCTTTCTCGGTACCCGTACCGAAAACCTGGAGCCCCTGTTCTGGGATTTGACCCATGACTTGGATCAGGATCTTGGTGGTTCCGGTTCCAACCTGCGTACCCCTTCCTGCTGTTTGGGTGATTCTCGCTGTGAGTGGGCCTGCTACGATGCTCAGGATGTTTGTTACCACCTGACCATGCATTACCAAGATGAGATCCATCGTCCAGCTTTCCCGTATAAGTTCAAATTTAAGTTTTCCGGTTGTTCCAACGACTGTGTAGCCGCCATTGCTCGTTCCGACTTTGCTCTTATCGGTACCTGGAAAGACGACATCCAGATGGATCAAGCAGCAGTCAAGGAATACATAGCAGGTAACTATCCCTCCAACGGTGGTGCCCATGCCGGTCGTGACTGGGGTGCCTTTGACATCAAAAAAGAAGTTATTGATCTCTGCCCCACCAACTGCATGTGGATGGAAGGCGATGAGCTGAAAATCGACAACTCCGAGTGTAACCGTTGCATGCATTGCATCAACGTTATGCCCCGCGCTCTGAAACCGGGTAAAGAGAAAGGCGCAACCGTCTGCATCGGTGCTAAGGCTCCGATTCTGGACGGTGCCCAGTTCGCTACCATGGTTATTCCTTTTATCAAAGTGTCCAAAGACAATGAGTACGAGAATCTGATCGACGTGATTGAGCAGGTTTGGGACTGGTGGATGGAAGTCGGTAAAAACCGCGAGCGTGTCGGTGAAACCATGCAGCGTATCGGCCTGCCCACCTTCCTGAAGGTTATGGAAATTGATGCTATGCCGCAGCATGTGAAAGAGCCGCGTTCCAACCCCTATGTCTTCTGGAAGGAAGAGGAAGTTGAAGGCGGATTTGAACGTGATGTTGAAGAGTTCCGTAGGAAGCATGCAGCGTAAGTCGTTGGCCGATTTTGCTTAAAATTTGAAATATATAACTATATAAGGAGATTGTGCAATGGGTTACGATCCTAAAAATCCCATGGAGGGTCGGATTACCGACTTGGGACCTCGTTCATACACGGAAATGCTGCCTCCGGTTATCGCGGCTAATAAAGGAAAATGGGACTACCACGAGATTATTGCTCCGGGTATCCTTCTGCATGTAGGTGAGAGTGGAGACGAATGCTACACCGTACGCGTAGGTTCTCCCCGTCTGGTTTCCATCGAATACATTCGTGAGCTGTGTGACATCGCGGATAAGTACTGCGAAGGGTACCTGCGTTTCACCACCAGAAACAACGTGGAGTTCATGACTGACTCCAAAGAGAAATGCGATGCTCTGGTTGAAGACCTGAAGGGTCGCGACACCAAGCTGCCTGTCGGCGGTACCGGTGCCTGTGTCACCAATATCGTGCATACCCAGGGTTGGGTTCACTGCCATACCCCGGCCACCGATGCTTCAGGTCCGGTTAAAGCGGTAATGGATGATCTGTTCGAGTACTTCGGTTCCATGACCCTGCCTGCACAGGTACGTATTGCTCTGGCCTGCTGCCTGAACATGTGTGGTGCTGTTCATGCTTCTGATATCGCTATCCTTGGTGTGCATCGTAAGCCGCCGATGATTGATCATGCGCGTATCACCGGTGTGTGTGAGTTGCCTTTGGCTATTTCCGCTTGTCCGCTGGGTGCTGTTAAGCCTGCCAAGGCTGAGGTGAACGGTCAGGAAGTCAAGACCGTTAAGGTTAACGCTGACCGTTGTATGTTCTGCGGTAACTGCTACACCATGTGTCCGGCTATGCCTCTGGCTGACCCGGAAGGTGACGGTATTGCTATTCTGGTCGGCGGCAAGGTATCCAATGCCAAGTCCGCTCCGAAATTCTCCAAACTGGTTATCCCGTTCTTGCCTAACACCCCGCCGCGTTGGCCGGAGACTGTTGAGGCTGTTCGTAAAATCGTTGAGGTTTACGCGAAGGATGCCAAGAAGTACGAGCGTATCGGCGAATGGGCTGAGCGTATCGGTTGGGAGAAGTTCTTTGAAAAATGTGAGATTCCCTTTACCGATAAGTCTATCGACGATTACCGTCTGGCTTACGATACATGGCGGACATCCACTCAGTTCAAGTACACCAACGCTACAGACGCTTACACCAAGTAAGATTCTGCGTATAGCACAAAAAAACCCGGCATAGAATTTTTCTAGCCGGGTTCCTATAAACTCAGCCAATGAGGTACAGGTTATGGTCATGAGTGTTGAAGAAGTGCAAGCAGCTATTATCGAAAAGGCGACCAAGTCGCCGAAGCCGCAGCTGTATATAAAAGATTTTTACAAGTGCGATCCTGATCGTAAACCGCGTGAGATCAAAAAAATCGCCAATGCTTTGGTTACCACAGGCGATCTGATGTTCTGGTCCTCTGGTTCAACCACCATGTATGCGCGTCCAGATCGTATTAAGGATGAAGAGGGATCTGAAGGGATAAACTGATCCTTTTTCTTTCTCGTTGTTGCTTAACAAAGCAAAGGCCATTTGGTCTTTGCTTTTTTTTTTCTACTTGTTCTTCCCCTGTTATTGCCTTACAATCCGGGTGATAATCCAGGTAACGGCATGGATGCACCTCTTGTTTTTGTTATCTCAGGTGATTTTTTTTTCAAAAAGATGCTGTATTATATCTTTTTGCAGTATATTGTTTGCATGGGGTTTTCGTTGCTCCGGGCAGGGAATAATTTTCTGTTGCAAATTCCGTTGATGCCCACTAAAAGGTGAAGACAAAGAATAAATCAGCATACAATAACATGATGAATTTCAAGAAAAGTTTACAGGCAAATCAGTGCTGTCTCTATGTCATTGATCCGCAGGAACGGTTGATGGCTCATATCCATGAGAACCGACGAGTGATCAAAAATATTGAATTGATGATTCGTCTTGCCGATGCCTTGGAATTTCCCGTGATTGTCAATACGCAATATAAGAAAGGGATCGGTCCGATTGTTGAAGAGCTTGTCCCGCTGCTTGCGGATTGGCCCTGCATTGATAAAACAGAATTTAACGGATTGGATAATGCCGGGGTCAGGTGTATGCTCGATAAGCTGCCCTCAACGGTTGATACCCTCCTGCTCTGCGGTGTGGAGAGTCATATCTGTGTCTACCAGACAGCTATGGGAGCTCTGCGGGCCGGTTATGATGTTCAGGTGGTTGCGGATGCTGTCTCTTCCCGTACCCCTGAAAATGATGCCTATGGCAGAGAACGCCTCAGAGAGATCGGCGCGGTCGTGGCCCCGGCAGAGATGATTATTTATGAATTATTGCAAAAAGCTGGAACACCAGCCTTTAAAGTCATGCTTCCTTATTTGAAATAAAATCTGAAATAAAATTTTCAGGTGTTCTGGCGGCTGCTTTCCTGATTTTCTCCCCTTAAACGTTAAACGATTTATTAAACCGTAATGACCGGCAACGAAATACGATTAAAATTTCTTAATTATTTTAAAAGTAAAGGGCATACCGCTGTTGATTCATCATCCCTTGTCCCCCATGATGATCCGACCCTTCTGTTCACTAATGCAGGTATGTTCCAGTTTAAACGAATATTCATGGGGGAAGAACACCGAGAATATACCAGAGCTGTTTCCTGCCAGCGTTGTGTACGTGCCGGAGGCAAGCATAATGACTTGGAAAATGTCGGCTATACGGCCCGTCACCATACGTTTTTCGAGATGCTCGGTAATTTCTCCTTTGGTGATTATTTTAAAAAAGAAGCCGTTGATTTTGCTTGGGAGTTTCTGACCAAGGAATTGGGTCTCAACCCGGAACAACTCTGGGTCTCGGTCTTTCGTGAAGATGATGAGGCCTACGAACTCTGGGAGCAGATTGAAGAGCTGCCCAAGGGACGGATTGTTCGACTCGGCGAGGCGGATAATTTCTGGGCTATGGGCGATACCGGCCCCTGCGGCCCCTGTTCCGAGATTCATATCGACCAAGGCCCGGAACACGGGTGTGACCGTCCTGACTGCGCCGTAGGCTGCGACTGTGATCGCTTTCTTGAGCTGTGGAATTTGGTCTTTATGCAGTTCTACCGTGATAGCGACGGTACCATGACACCGTTGCCCAAACCTTCCATTGATACCGGCATGGGAGTTGAGCGGGTCGCCGCTGTTCTTCAGGGCAAATATAATAATTTCGATTGCGACCTCTTTACCCCGCTCATTGATACGGTTGTTCGATTGTCCGGTAAGGCGTATAATGATAATGCTGCTGACGATGCGGCCATGCGGGTTATTGCCGATCATGCACGGGCCACGGCCTTTCTGGTGGCTGACGGGGTGCTGCCCTCCAACGAGGGGAGAGGCTATGTCCTTCGTCGGGTCATGCGGCGGGCCATTCGTTACGGCAGA includes:
- a CDS encoding YqaE/Pmp3 family membrane protein yields the protein MKEKTADFLRIILSLIIPPVGVFLQVGFGMHFWINILLTLFGYLPGVLHAVWIILKK
- the dsrA gene encoding dissimilatory-type sulfite reductase subunit alpha, translated to MAKHDTPLLDDLEKGPWPSFVTDMKRQAETHPECWDILGQLELSFKDRITHWKHGGIVGVFGYGGGIVGRYSDVPKQFPGVEHFHTVRIAQPSGLYYSTKNLRALMDLWDKYGSGMTNMHGSTGDMIFLGTRTENLEPLFWDLTHDLDQDLGGSGSNLRTPSCCLGDSRCEWACYDAQDVCYHLTMHYQDEIHRPAFPYKFKFKFSGCSNDCVAAIARSDFALIGTWKDDIQMDQAAVKEYIAGNYPSNGGAHAGRDWGAFDIKKEVIDLCPTNCMWMEGDELKIDNSECNRCMHCINVMPRALKPGKEKGATVCIGAKAPILDGAQFATMVIPFIKVSKDNEYENLIDVIEQVWDWWMEVGKNRERVGETMQRIGLPTFLKVMEIDAMPQHVKEPRSNPYVFWKEEEVEGGFERDVEEFRRKHAA
- the dsrB gene encoding dissimilatory-type sulfite reductase subunit beta, whose protein sequence is MGYDPKNPMEGRITDLGPRSYTEMLPPVIAANKGKWDYHEIIAPGILLHVGESGDECYTVRVGSPRLVSIEYIRELCDIADKYCEGYLRFTTRNNVEFMTDSKEKCDALVEDLKGRDTKLPVGGTGACVTNIVHTQGWVHCHTPATDASGPVKAVMDDLFEYFGSMTLPAQVRIALACCLNMCGAVHASDIAILGVHRKPPMIDHARITGVCELPLAISACPLGAVKPAKAEVNGQEVKTVKVNADRCMFCGNCYTMCPAMPLADPEGDGIAILVGGKVSNAKSAPKFSKLVIPFLPNTPPRWPETVEAVRKIVEVYAKDAKKYERIGEWAERIGWEKFFEKCEIPFTDKSIDDYRLAYDTWRTSTQFKYTNATDAYTK
- a CDS encoding dissimilatory sulfite reductase D family protein → MSVEEVQAAIIEKATKSPKPQLYIKDFYKCDPDRKPREIKKIANALVTTGDLMFWSSGSTTMYARPDRIKDEEGSEGIN
- a CDS encoding isochorismatase family protein, with translation MMNFKKSLQANQCCLYVIDPQERLMAHIHENRRVIKNIELMIRLADALEFPVIVNTQYKKGIGPIVEELVPLLADWPCIDKTEFNGLDNAGVRCMLDKLPSTVDTLLLCGVESHICVYQTAMGALRAGYDVQVVADAVSSRTPENDAYGRERLREIGAVVAPAEMIIYELLQKAGTPAFKVMLPYLK